The following nucleotide sequence is from Austwickia chelonae.
GTGTCGACGGCGACCTGTGGTTCCTGTCGTCCGGCGGCTTCTCGCGGACGCCGAGACCCCGGTGGGGGTCTATCGCAAACTCGCCGGCTCCCGAACAGGTACTTTTCTGCTGGAGTCTGCAGAGCACGGTGGCACATGGTCGAGGTATTCCATCGTGGGAGTTCGGAGCCGAACTCAACTCTTCGAGGTCGGCGGGCGCACCTGCTGGGTGGGCGGAACCACTGCAGACATAGTGGTTGAAGACCGCTCACCGGTGACCGCTCTGCAAGAAGCCCTGGCGAAACTGTCTACCGATCCGATCTCGGGGTTGCCCCCGCTGACTGCGGGATTCGTAGGGTATGTCGGATACGACGCAGTGCGACATTGGGAGAAGGTCCCGGCACAGGCACCGGACGAGTTGGGGCTTCCCGAGATGGCCATGATGTTGGCCGCAGATCTTGCCGTGATGGATCATACCGATGCGTCCCTTTACCTGGTGGCGAACGTCTTTTCCCGAGAACTCGACACGGAGGACGTCGACCTCGCCTACACAGAGGCGGTCGGACGGCTCGACGAGATGACCCGCTCCTTGTCGGCACCGACACCGAGCACCATCTCGATAGTCGGTTCCGCTGTCGAGGACGAGCAACCGTCGAGCACCTGCACCAAGCCTGAGTTCCTCCAGATGGTGCAGTCGGGGAAAGAGGCTATTCGGGCAGGCGAAGTCTTCCAGGTGGTGCTTTCACAACGGTTCTCCACGCCCTGCTCGGCGGACGCCCTTGACGTCTACCGGGTGTTACGCACCAGCAATCCCAGCCCGTACATGTACCTCCTGCGAATGCGGGACGGAAACGGCAGAACTTTCGAGGTCGTCGGTTCTAGCCCGGAGGCCTTGGTCAAGGTCGAGGGGCGGCGGGTGATCACGCACCCCATCGCTGGTTCCCGGCCACGCGGAAATAGCCCGCAAGAAGATGAGCATTTGGCTTGTGAACTGGCCTGCGACCCGAAGGAACGGGCGGAACACGTGATGCTCGTCGATCTGTCCCGCAATGATCTTCAGAAGGTGTGTAAGCCGGGAACAGTGGAGGTCGTGGACCTGATGAGTATCCGTCGCTATAGCCACATCATGCATCTGGAGTCGACGGTGGTCGGCCAGTTGCGCGAATCTTGCACTGCTTATGACGTGTTGGCCGCTGCTTTTCCGGCAGGCACTCTCTCCGGCGCACCCAAGCCCAGAGCTATGGCCCTGATCGATGAATTGGAACCCGTCGCGCGCGGTGTTTACGGAGGAGTCGTGGGCTATTTGGACGTACACGGTGACATGGATGCGGCCATTGCCATCAGGACAGCAGTCATTCTGGAGGGGCGTGCCTACGTACAAGCAGGCGCCGGAGTCGTGGCTGACTCCGATCCCGACACGGAATACGCTGAAACCGTCTCCAAGGCTGCGGCAGCCTTACGTGCGGTCTCCCGGGCGATGAACCTGCGTGAGCCATGAACCTGCGAGAACTCGCCGGGCAACGCGCCACCGCTGTCCTCCTGGGCTTGGCAGGGGCAGGAATCGGGATAGTGGCCTCTTCAAGATCGGTCATTTCCGGGACGTCCATGCATGCCGGCCTGGGAACCCGTTCCACCTTTGTCCTCGCTGGCACGACAGCGGTACCGGCATATCCAGCTCTCCTGCTCGCTGCTGCCGCAGGGACAATGATCTGGGCCTTCGCTCGGCCCGTGCTGTGCCGTGTCGTCGCGGCGATGGTCGGAACGGCAGGGTTAAGCGCAGGGGTCGCCTGGCGATGGGGGATCGTCCAAGCAAGCCAGTCCCAGACACTACCTGGAGGTCATGTCGTCCAGGACATATCGGTTCTACGGTGGTCATTCGCTGGCGATCTGGCGGCGCTGACGATTTTTATCTCGGCAACCCTTGTCCTGTGTATGACGACGCAATGGCCGATGCCGGGCGCCGAGAGGTCGGTGCCCGAATCAAAAAGCACTCAGGCTTCAGCCGGACCCGCGAGAACAACGTCGGACCAGTGGGATCGGATGAGCCGTGGTGAGGATCCCACCGTGTGACGATGCGTATTCCCCGGTGCATCTCTGGGTAGCGTCCCGGTTGCCATGACGCCGCCAACGACCGGCTGGCGCAGGGAGCCCCCGCCTAACTTCCGAAAGCACAAGCGACTGTCCGCTAATCACCGTCGGAGCACCCCTTGCTGGCACACTGTGCACAAGGCTGTCTTGTGCATTGACGATGGCCTTGTGCGCGTGCTGTTCAGAAGCGCGCTGACGGATCGAAGTCCAACGAAAGAAGTTCCAGATGTCCGGCACGGTTTCCCACGGGAACACTCCCGCCGCATGGGTGGGCACCGCATTCTTGCTGCTCGGCTCCGCTGTGGTGAGTGTGGGTGTGATCGTCAATGTCTCCTGGCTATGGATCATCGGCACGATCCTCTGCGTAGTGGGCGTGGTGGCGTGGGTTGGCATGAACCGAGCTGGAATGAATCAGGATATGTTCTGATAAACGTACAAATCAGATTTCGGCTCGCACCGTTAACGACAACAGAAAGCCTGGACCTTTTCCCGGTCCAGGCTTCTTCGTTTCCTGAATAAACCAAGGTGCTCCCCCCTGACACTCTCAACGCGGGCCAGGGCGATTCGAGTTGAAACGACATCGGTGGTTAGTCTGAGGACCGTGCCTACTGTTCTGGACGAGATCATCACCGGCGTCCGTGAGGACCTCGTCGAGCGCCGAGCGCAAACGAGCCTGTCCGAGCTCAAGGACCGGGTTGCCCGAATGCCGGGAGCACGTGACGTGGTCGCGGCTCTGCGCCAAGGCGAGACCGGAGTCAAGGTCATCGCCGAGGTGAAACGTTCCAGCCCCAGCAAGGGCGCGCTCGCCATGATCGCTGACCCGGCGGGCCTTGCCAGGGATTACGAAGCAGGGGGGGCAACGATCATCAGTGTGCTCACTGAACGGCGGCGGTTCGGCGGAAGCCTGGAAGACCTCGTCGCTGTACGAGCTGCTGTGGACGTTCCTGTCCTGCGCAAGGACTTCGTCGTCGATCCTTATCAGATCTGGGAAGCGCGTGCTCATGGAGCGGACCTGGTGCTCCTGCTTGCGGTAGCACTACCGCAGGACGTCCTCATCGGCATGTTGGAACGCACCCGGTCTTTGGGCATGTCCGCGCTCGTCGAGGTCCATGACGAACATGAAGCTGTCCGCGCAGTGGAGGCGGGAGCCCGGATCATCGGTGTCAATAACCGTGATCTACGCACCTTGGACGTGGACAGAAGTACCTTCGCCCGGATCGTTCCGCATCTGCCATCGTCTGCGGTGAAGGTGGCAGAGTCCGGCGTGCGAGGGCCGCATGACGTCTTTGAGTTCGCCAGGCATGGTGCCGACGCGGTTCTCGTGGGAGAAGCACTTGTGACCGGAGGGCAGCCTCGCCATGCCGTCCATGAACTGGTGACAGCCGGGGCTCACCCCTGTCTACGACACACCGGAGAATCATGAGCTCGTTGACGAAATCCGGACGGTTCGGTGATTTTGGTGGGCGTTACGTTCCTGAAGCGCTCATTGCCGCTTTGGAGCAGCTGGACAGAGAGCGCCTTCTGGCTGCCTCGGACCCAGATTTTCGAGCGGAGCTAAGAGCCCTTCAGGAGAGATATACCGGCCGCCCGAATCCCCTCACCGAGGTTCCGCGATTTGCCGAGCACTGCGGCGGAGCAAGGGTCTTCCTTAAACGTGAAGATCTCAATCACACCGGATCCCACAAGATCAACAACGTCTTGGGTCAGGCGCTACTCACCGTTCGTGTGGGCAAGAAGCGAGTGATCGCTGAGACCGGGGCGGGGCAACACGGAGTGGCTACGGCTACGGCGGCAGCGCTCATGGGGCTTGAATGCGTGGTCTACATGGGCGAACGCGATACTCTCAGGCAAGCGCTCAACGTGGCGAGGATGCGCTTGCTCGGCGCCACCGTGGTTCCGGTCACTCACGGAAGCCGTACGTTGAAGGACGCCGTCAACGAGGCCTTGCGTGACTGGGTCGCCAACGTCGAGGACACTCATTACATCCTCGGGACGGTGACTGGTCCGCACCCGTTCCCCGAGATGGTTCGCGATTTCCACGC
It contains:
- a CDS encoding HGxxPAAW family protein — encoded protein: MSGTVSHGNTPAAWVGTAFLLLGSAVVSVGVIVNVSWLWIIGTILCVVGVVAWVGMNRAGMNQDMF
- the trpC gene encoding indole-3-glycerol phosphate synthase TrpC → MPTVLDEIITGVREDLVERRAQTSLSELKDRVARMPGARDVVAALRQGETGVKVIAEVKRSSPSKGALAMIADPAGLARDYEAGGATIISVLTERRRFGGSLEDLVAVRAAVDVPVLRKDFVVDPYQIWEARAHGADLVLLLAVALPQDVLIGMLERTRSLGMSALVEVHDEHEAVRAVEAGARIIGVNNRDLRTLDVDRSTFARIVPHLPSSAVKVAESGVRGPHDVFEFARHGADAVLVGEALVTGGQPRHAVHELVTAGAHPCLRHTGES
- a CDS encoding anthranilate synthase component I, with protein sequence MPYRRTDLFLHRFGSTDGGGAVIVADLGYGQVWPTPEDFKELCRRRPVVPVVRRLLADAETPVGVYRKLAGSRTGTFLLESAEHGGTWSRYSIVGVRSRTQLFEVGGRTCWVGGTTADIVVEDRSPVTALQEALAKLSTDPISGLPPLTAGFVGYVGYDAVRHWEKVPAQAPDELGLPEMAMMLAADLAVMDHTDASLYLVANVFSRELDTEDVDLAYTEAVGRLDEMTRSLSAPTPSTISIVGSAVEDEQPSSTCTKPEFLQMVQSGKEAIRAGEVFQVVLSQRFSTPCSADALDVYRVLRTSNPSPYMYLLRMRDGNGRTFEVVGSSPEALVKVEGRRVITHPIAGSRPRGNSPQEDEHLACELACDPKERAEHVMLVDLSRNDLQKVCKPGTVEVVDLMSIRRYSHIMHLESTVVGQLRESCTAYDVLAAAFPAGTLSGAPKPRAMALIDELEPVARGVYGGVVGYLDVHGDMDAAIAIRTAVILEGRAYVQAGAGVVADSDPDTEYAETVSKAAAALRAVSRAMNLREP
- a CDS encoding Trp biosynthesis-associated membrane protein, translated to MNLRELAGQRATAVLLGLAGAGIGIVASSRSVISGTSMHAGLGTRSTFVLAGTTAVPAYPALLLAAAAGTMIWAFARPVLCRVVAAMVGTAGLSAGVAWRWGIVQASQSQTLPGGHVVQDISVLRWSFAGDLAALTIFISATLVLCMTTQWPMPGAERSVPESKSTQASAGPARTTSDQWDRMSRGEDPTV